In a genomic window of Flavobacterium crassostreae:
- the rfbB gene encoding dTDP-glucose 4,6-dehydratase, which translates to MKKIVITGGAGFIGSHVVRRFVTKYPDYQIVNLDALTYAGNLENITDIENAPNYTFIKGDIVDAAFVDQLFATHQFDGVVHLAAESHVDRSITDPLAFVKTNVIGTMNLLNAAKTIWKDNMEGKRFYHISTDEVYGSLGAEGLFTETTAYDPNSPYSASKASSDHFVRAYGETYGLPYVLTNCSNNYGPYHFPEKLIPLFINNIIHNKPLPVYGDGKYTRDWLFVEDHAVAIDLVFHQGTNHDTYNIGGFNEWQNIDLVRLLCKIMDEKLGRKAGTSEQLIAYVKDRPGHDLRYAIDATKINKELGWKPSVTFEQGLELTVNWYLENPTWLNNITSGEYATYYEKQYN; encoded by the coding sequence ATGAAAAAAATTGTAATTACTGGAGGAGCTGGGTTTATTGGATCTCATGTAGTGAGACGTTTTGTTACGAAATACCCGGACTATCAAATAGTTAATTTAGATGCATTAACCTATGCCGGAAATTTAGAAAACATTACCGATATAGAAAACGCTCCAAATTACACTTTTATAAAAGGAGATATAGTAGACGCTGCGTTTGTAGACCAATTGTTTGCAACCCATCAATTTGATGGGGTGGTGCATCTAGCGGCAGAATCTCACGTAGACCGTTCCATTACGGATCCCTTGGCTTTTGTCAAAACCAATGTAATAGGAACCATGAATTTGTTAAATGCAGCCAAAACCATTTGGAAAGACAACATGGAAGGAAAACGCTTTTATCATATCAGTACCGATGAGGTGTACGGAAGCTTAGGTGCCGAAGGCTTATTTACCGAAACCACGGCTTATGATCCCAACTCACCCTATTCTGCCTCCAAGGCAAGCTCCGATCATTTTGTAAGAGCTTATGGCGAAACCTATGGCTTGCCTTATGTTTTAACCAATTGTTCTAACAACTACGGTCCATACCATTTTCCTGAAAAATTAATCCCGTTGTTTATCAATAACATTATCCATAATAAACCCTTACCAGTTTATGGGGATGGCAAATATACCCGAGATTGGTTATTTGTTGAAGATCATGCTGTGGCTATTGATCTGGTTTTTCACCAAGGCACAAACCACGATACCTACAACATTGGTGGTTTTAATGAGTGGCAAAACATAGACTTAGTACGGTTATTGTGTAAAATAATGGACGAAAAATTAGGACGCAAAGCGGGTACATCCGAACAATTGATTGCGTATGTAAAAGACCGTCCTGGACATGATTTGCGTTACGCAATTGATGCTACCAAAATCAATAAAGAATTAGGTTGGAAACCTTCGGTTACCTTTGAGCAAGGATTAGAATTAACTGTAAATTGGTATTTAGAAAACCCAACATGGTTAAATAATATTACCTCTGGGGAGTATGCAACTTACTACGAAAAACAATATAATTAA